DNA from Papio anubis isolate 15944 chromosome 1, Panubis1.0, whole genome shotgun sequence:
GCTGTTTAAGACAACCAATGGATTTTGATATGTAAAAATGGAGTAGAGAaagaaacacacatgcacaaatccaAAGTGCAGACAATCAGACAAACTTCATTTTGACCCTAGATAATGGGTCTGTGGAGAagtctttctgtgtctgttaGACTGAGGCCAATGTGAATAGTCACATACCATTGGACACAGAATGTGACAGGGATTAAAGGTTTTCAGAGTGAATCATTCATGAAGGAGAAACTAAGAGTCAGCTTATCCTTGGCAAGGCTATTTTAGAAGTAAAAGGAccataaagatatttttcttcaagAAACTCTTGGAGTCAGCTTCAGAGCTTCCAGGGGTTATATTTGGGGCTTCCTTTCACATGTAGGCCCACATCAGTCAACAGACAGGTGGCTCTTTAAGGGGCAGAGGCAACTGGAAGAGTTATTCCGCagccctctcccctccttccagGATATTTTTAGAGCTGTCTCAGAATCTTTCCTGGCCATCTGAGTGGGCCTGAAGAATGTACAACTCTGAAGTGTCCCAAATATTAGGAAAAGGGGTGGAGGTGCCAAGAAAAGACTCAGCCCAAATTTCTTATATTCTAATTTGCCGTTTTGTTTTCCCTTCAACTTCCTCTGTGGAAGAGCAACTGTTCCAGCAACCTTCTAGCCCCGTACAACATAGACAGTAACTGTCTGAGATGACCGTTATCATTTTCTTCCAAAAACCTCTATGTACCCCCTCATAACGGATATGATCTACTTTCAGATCTACTTAACATTTAATACTAAGCTGCTTTTCCCTCCTCCTATACCATCTAGTTTTTCCACCAACCTCCCCCTTTAagttaatatttgctttagaaATGCACACTTATTTTAATATTAGCCAGAGCCAAATGCCATCATGAAAGTAAATGTACAAGGGGAAAAAGTCCCGTATGGAATGCATTTCAAAGTCAACTACAAATCATTTAGTACATTTATCTGTGGCCAGTCATGCCACAGTTCCTACTGGCCTGGCAGCTTATAGCTGGCTGCATTTCCTGCTTTTCCTCATACTGTCCTTGACATACCAGATCAAGTATGCAGAagtacttttaaaagttaaaagcaaTACCACTGAAGTTTCAGGTCAAATGGTTATGTTGCCCTTCTTATTTGGAGCTAAATCAGAGGTGCCCAAAGTGAAATGTTTGACAAAGGCTGTCAAACATTGGAACTTAGGACTGCTTCTAATCTGTGCCCCTAAGCATTCCAGCCAGGACTAAGCAAAAGAAAGGCCCCTGCCATGTGCCTGCCCAGCTCCAGAGCTGGGTGCTAGCGGGCCAACCTCCGGACACACTCTGCGCTCCCTGGTGCCTACAGTTTCAGGAGGCAACTCCAGCAGCTTTGCAGAGTAGCAGGAGGGAAAGGTTTCCAGCTCTTCAACATTCCTTCCCCTTCGCAGGGTGGTTCTCAGGCCCCGCCAGTTTCTGCCGAGGGAGCGCTTTCTCacagctctctctccctctcctgttcTCGCCCTTCCCCGTCCCCCTGCCCCCAACAGAGTGATAGCAGCTACGACTTCCTGTCCGCTGAAGAGAAGGAGTGTCTGCTCTTCCTGGAGGAGACCATTGGCTCGTTGGACACAGAGGCTGACAGCGGACTGTCCACTGACGAGTCTGAGCCAGCCACAACTCCCAGAGGTTTCCGAGTACTGCCCATAACCCAGCCCACTCCCCGGGGTAAGGCAGACCCTCTGGGGTAGAACTCCAGCAGAGGAGGGAGTCAGGGAGGGCTGGGTGGTTGGCTCTGGAGAGACTGAGTCAGTCTAGGGAGCTAATCTGGGTGACACAGAGGACAAGGGTAAGAGAGATAAGGAGAGGGAAGGGCTCCCCAGCTGCAGTGGGAAGCACCTCGAGGCCCTCGTTAGAGAGTGTGGAGAGCCAGTGGTGCTCAGGCTCAGCAGAAGggaaacaaaacaacacacaagTGTGGTCATGAGTGTGGGGCCGCATGTCCCAGGGTGTGAGGAGCATTTTACTCCTGAGGACAGTCCCTCTAGTATTGGGGCTGCAGTTTTGTGTtgtttcatttagcaaatatttattaacaattAGTTAGCCCCTCCCTGGAGCTAGAGCTCTGCAGCAGGGCCCTCACCTCTGTTCACTCTTTTATGTTCTTTCTGACCCTCACAGGAGGTCCAGAGGAGACCATCACTCAGCAAGGAAGAGCGCCACGGACAGTGACTGAGTCCAGCTCATCCCATCCTCCTGAGCCCCAGGGCCTAGGCCTCAGGTCTGGCTCCTACAGCCTCCCCAGGAATATCCACATTGCCAGAAGCCAGAACTTCAGGAAAAGCACCACCCAGGCTAACAGTCACACCCCTGGAGAAGCAGGTAGGCTTGTGCCAGAGCCTGAGAAAGAACAGGTCAGCCAGAGCAACCAACCCAGTCAGGCACCTGCCAGCCCCCAGGAGGCTGCCCTTGACTTGGACGTGGTGCTCATCCCTCCACCAGAAGCTTTTCGGGACACCCAGCCAGAGCAGTGTAGGGAAGCCAGCCTGCCCGAGGGACCAGGACAGCAGGGCCACACACCCCAGCTCCACACACCATCCAGCTCCCACGAAAGAGAGCAGACTGCTTCAGAGGCCATGTCCCAAAAAGCCAAGGAAACAGGTTCAACTGGGTACACACAACAATCCCGGCCTCCTCCTGCAGTGTTGCCTCAGAAAGCAAGAGCTGAAGATGTTCGCCTCCCATCAGGGGAGGACCCAAACAGCCGACTAGCTCCTCTCACAACCCCTAAGCCCCGGAAGCTGCCACCTAATATTGTTCTGAAGAGCAGCCGAAGCAGTTTCCACAGTGATCCCCAGCACTGGCTGTCCCGCCACACCGAGGCTGCCCCTGGAGATTCTGGCCTGGTCTCCTCTTCACTGCAGGAGCAGAGAAAAGCACGTAGAGAAGCTCTAGAGAAGCTGGGGCTACCCCAGGATCAAGATGAGCCTGGACTCCACTTCAGTAAGCCCACCAGCTCCATCAGACCCAAGGAGACACGTGCCCAGCGTCCGTCCCCAGCTCCAGATCTGGCTCAGCCTGCAGCTCCAGCCCAGGCCTCAGCAGCTATTCCTGCTGCTGGGAAGGCTCTGGCTCAAGCTCCGGCTCCAGCTCCAGGTCAAGCTCAGGGAGCTTTGACAATGAAGTCTCCAGCTCCAGGCAATGTCGCAGCTACCAAAACTATGCCAATTCCTATCCCTAAAGCCCCAAGGGCAAACAGTCCCCTGACTCCACCAAAGTCAGACTCAGGGCTGACTCCGCCAAGGCCAGAGTCAGGGCTGACTCTCCAGGAGAGCAACACCCCTGGCCTGAGACAGATGAACTTCAAGTCCAACACTCTGGAGCGCTCAGGCGTGGGACTAAGCAACTACCTTTCAGCTGAGAAAGACGCCAGCCCCAAAACCAGCACTTCTCTGGGAAAGGACTCCTTCTTGGACAAGATCTCGCCCAGCGTCTTGCGTAATTCTCGGCCCCGCCCGGCCTCCTTGGGCACGGGGAAAGACTTTGCAGGTATCCAGGTAGGCAAGCTGGCTGACCTGGAGCAGGAGCAGAGCTCCAAGCGCCTGTCCTACCAAGGACAGAGCCGTGACAAACTTCCTCGGCCCCCGTGTGTCAGTGTCAAGATCTCCCCAAAAGGTGTCCCCAATGAACACAGAAGGGAGGCCCTGAAGAAGCTGGGACTGTTGAAGGAGTAGACTCTGCCACCAGTGCGGACTTTGTCCTGGCTGAACAAGAAGAGACACATGCTCCACTTGGGAGCCTTTGCCACCGCACAACTGAGGGCTCAAGATGAACGGGAGGGAGAGATTTGAGTCCAAGCATACATTTATATTCAGAGTGTTGTGCCGTTGAGTGCCCACATGGATCATTTCGAAGGTGATCTCCACAAGagggggtgtgtgcatgtgtgt
Protein-coding regions in this window:
- the C1H1orf116 gene encoding specifically androgen-regulated gene protein isoform X3; the encoded protein is MSQKAKETGSTGYTQQSRPPPAVLPQKARAEDVRLPSGEDPNSRLAPLTTPKPRKLPPNIVLKSSRSSFHSDPQHWLSRHTEAAPGDSGLVSSSLQEQRKARREALEKLGLPQDQDEPGLHFSKPTSSIRPKETRAQRPSPAPDLAQPAAPAQASAAIPAAGKALAQAPAPAPGQAQGALTMKSPAPGNVAATKTMPIPIPKAPRANSPLTPPKSDSGLTPPRPESGLTLQESNTPGLRQMNFKSNTLERSGVGLSNYLSAEKDASPKTSTSLGKDSFLDKISPSVLRNSRPRPASLGTGKDFAGIQVGKLADLEQEQSSKRLSYQGQSRDKLPRPPCVSVKISPKGVPNEHRREALKKLGLLKE
- the C1H1orf116 gene encoding specifically androgen-regulated gene protein isoform X1, with protein sequence MNQAQLGTLFTSPRFPSGSPLCHPCNLFWAMPERELWPAGPGSEPVTRVGSCDSMMSSTSTRSGSSDSSYDFLSAEEKECLLFLEETIGSLDTEADSGLSTDESEPATTPRGFRVLPITQPTPRGGPEETITQQGRAPRTVTESSSSHPPEPQGLGLRSGSYSLPRNIHIARSQNFRKSTTQANSHTPGEAGRLVPEPEKEQVSQSNQPSQAPASPQEAALDLDVVLIPPPEAFRDTQPEQCREASLPEGPGQQGHTPQLHTPSSSHEREQTASEAMSQKAKETGSTGYTQQSRPPPAVLPQKARAEDVRLPSGEDPNSRLAPLTTPKPRKLPPNIVLKSSRSSFHSDPQHWLSRHTEAAPGDSGLVSSSLQEQRKARREALEKLGLPQDQDEPGLHFSKPTSSIRPKETRAQRPSPAPDLAQPAAPAQASAAIPAAGKALAQAPAPAPGQAQGALTMKSPAPGNVAATKTMPIPIPKAPRANSPLTPPKSDSGLTPPRPESGLTLQESNTPGLRQMNFKSNTLERSGVGLSNYLSAEKDASPKTSTSLGKDSFLDKISPSVLRNSRPRPASLGTGKDFAGIQVGKLADLEQEQSSKRLSYQGQSRDKLPRPPCVSVKISPKGVPNEHRREALKKLGLLKE
- the C1H1orf116 gene encoding specifically androgen-regulated gene protein isoform X2, translated to MPERELWPAGPGSEPVTRVGSCDSMMSSTSTRSGSSDSSYDFLSAEEKECLLFLEETIGSLDTEADSGLSTDESEPATTPRGFRVLPITQPTPRGGPEETITQQGRAPRTVTESSSSHPPEPQGLGLRSGSYSLPRNIHIARSQNFRKSTTQANSHTPGEAGRLVPEPEKEQVSQSNQPSQAPASPQEAALDLDVVLIPPPEAFRDTQPEQCREASLPEGPGQQGHTPQLHTPSSSHEREQTASEAMSQKAKETGSTGYTQQSRPPPAVLPQKARAEDVRLPSGEDPNSRLAPLTTPKPRKLPPNIVLKSSRSSFHSDPQHWLSRHTEAAPGDSGLVSSSLQEQRKARREALEKLGLPQDQDEPGLHFSKPTSSIRPKETRAQRPSPAPDLAQPAAPAQASAAIPAAGKALAQAPAPAPGQAQGALTMKSPAPGNVAATKTMPIPIPKAPRANSPLTPPKSDSGLTPPRPESGLTLQESNTPGLRQMNFKSNTLERSGVGLSNYLSAEKDASPKTSTSLGKDSFLDKISPSVLRNSRPRPASLGTGKDFAGIQVGKLADLEQEQSSKRLSYQGQSRDKLPRPPCVSVKISPKGVPNEHRREALKKLGLLKE